In Gadus morhua chromosome 2, gadMor3.0, whole genome shotgun sequence, a single window of DNA contains:
- the atxn7l3a gene encoding ataxin-7-like protein 3, which produces MKMEEKSLSGLNDTKLEALVDEIYCDLVEDACLGLSFEVHRAVKQGHFFLDDTDQESMKEFEIVDQPGVDVFGQVYNQWKNKECECPNCKRCIAASRFAPHLEKCLGMGRNSSRIANRRLANNNNLNKSESDQEDNDDLNDNDWSYGAEKKAKKRKGEKLQNSPRRSKSVKHKNGELSGSTNTEPYKYSYSVGINYETLGPQELRSLLTTQCGVISEHTKKMCTRSQRCPQHTDQQRRTVRVFLLGPSGLPSLASVDAVAGGNGYDVAGGQALMSRLQWEDSSENSVSSNSSGPNPTDPRRPKKKRPSSTAYGGGGAMGDPAAQRGGGGGGGGGGGGGPTGAGGSGSASSSSASGTSQGNLGFSNKNKRPKQLPTASMASLYDEFN; this is translated from the exons ATGAAAATGGAGGAGAAATCCCTGTCAGGCCTGAACGACACCAAACTAGAG GCCTTAGTGGATGAGATCTACTGTGACCTGGTGGAAGACGCGTGTTTGGGCCTGTCCTTTGAAGTCCACCGTGCTGTGAAACAGGGGCACTTCTTCCTTGACGACACGGACCAAGAGAGCATGAAGGAATTCG AAATCGTGGACCAGCCGGGGGTGGACGTGTTCGGTCAGGTGTACAACCAGTGGAAGAACAAGGAGTGCGAGTGTCCCAACTGCAAGCGCTGCATCGCCGCCTCTCGCTTCGCGCCTCACCTGGAGAAGTGCCTGGGGATGGGGCGGAACAGCAGCCGCATCGCCAACCGCAG GCTAGCGAACAACAACAACTTGAACAAGTCAGAGAGCGATCAGGAAGACAACGATGACCTCAATGACAACGATTGGTCATACGGGGCGGAGAAAAAAG CTAAGAAGAGAAAAGGTGAAAAG CTTCAGAATTCCCCCAGAAGATCCAAATCGGTCAAACACAAAAATG GTGAGCTCAGTGGCAGTACCAATACAGAGCCCTACAAG TACAGCTACAGTGTGGGTATTAACTACGAAACACTGGGTCCCCAGGAACTGCGCTCTCTGTTGACAACG CAATGCGGGGTGATTTCCGAGCACACCAAAAAGATGTGCACCAG GTCCCAGCGGTGCCCCCAGCACACGGACCAGCAGAGGAGGACAGTCCGGGTGTTCCTCTTGGGGCCCTCAGG GTTACCGTCGCTGGCCAGCGTGGATGCGGTTGCCGGGGGTAACGGCTACGACGTGGCGGGCGGCCAGGCCCTGATGAGTCGCCTGCAGTGGGAGGACTCGTCGGAGAACTCTGTGTCGTCCAACTCGA GCGGTCCCAACCCGACAGACCCCCGGAGGCCCAAGAAGAAGCGTCCGTCCTCCACGGCctacggcggcggcggcgccatGGGGGACCCGGcggcccagcgggggggaggcggcggcggcggcggcggcggcggcggcggcccgaCCGGCGCTGGTGGTAGCGGCAGtgctagcagcagcagcgccagcGGCACCTCTCAGGGTAACCTCGGCTTCTCCAACAAAAACAAGAGACCGAAGCAGCTGCCGACCGCCTCCATGGCCTCCCTGTACGACGAGTTCAACTAG
- the tmub2 gene encoding transmembrane and ubiquitin-like domain-containing protein 2, with translation MALCALTMLDGLGDEMTAAGGALILLLAMVLAWLSTHVADRGDHILGTILTVGAHASLIGLGGHDGYSSGPASSDAPEQQSPPASQENKPEEGGSEGTGEGEGTGEGGADVGADRLMDIQSKQQHTCAQHSHDEEEEEEEEDDEEVDEEDDDAEEDEEDEEVGEEEEEKTPAKLGSVVPECTTAAAAVTTTSNISVRLKFLNDTEEVASVAPQETVGLLKSKFFSGREQQVKLIYQGQLLQDPKRTLSSLNITHNSVIHCHVCQLLAAAEAEPEDEEESGVPPPGGGGGVRWGVSGGVRAAGVALSTSSLVVPVFVVILAVVWYFRINYRQFFTAPATISLVGVTVFFSFLVFGMHGR, from the exons ATGGCACTGTGTGCGCTGACCATGTTGGACGGGCTGGGAGACGAGATGACGGCGGCGGGCGGCGCCCTGATCCTGCTGCTGGCGATGGTCCTGGCCTGGCTGTCCACGCACGTGGCCGACCGGGGGGACCACATCCTGGGCACCATCCTGACCGTGGGGGCCCACGCCTCCCTCATCGGGCTGGGGGGCCACGACGGCTACAGCAGCGGCCCCGCCAGCTCGGACGCGCCCGAGCAGCAGAGCCCCCCGGCGTCCCAGGAGAACAagccggaggagggggggtcggaggggacgggggagggcgaggggacgggggagggcggggcggACGTCGGCGCCGACAGACTGATGGACATACAGAGCAAACAGCAGCACACCTGCGCTCAGCACTCtcatgatgaggaggaggaggaggaggaggaggatgacgaagaggtggacgaggaggacgatgacgcggaggaggacgaagaggacgaggaggtgggcgaggaagaggaggagaaaacgCCGGCCAAGCTGGGTTCCGTGGTCCCAGAAtgcaccaccgccgccgccgccgtcacaACCACCAGCAACATCTCCGTCCGTTTGAAGTTCCTGAACGACACCGAGGAGGTGGCGTCGGTGGCGCCGCAGGAGACCGTGGGTCTGCTGaaaag CAAATTCTTCTCGGGCCGCGAGCAGCAGGTGAAGCTCATCTACCAGGGCCAGCTGCTGCAGGACCCCAAGCGCACGCTGTCCTCGCTCAACATCACGCACAACAGCGTCATCCACTGCCACGTCTGCCAGCtgctggcggcggcggaggcggagccggaggacgaggaggagagcggtGTCCCTccccccgggggaggggggggcgtccGGTGGGGCGTGTCCGGGGGGGTCCGGGCGGCGGGTGTGGCCCTCAGCACCAGCAGCCTGGTGGTGCCGGTGTTCGTGGTGATCCTGGCCGTGGTGTGGTACTTCCGCATCAACTACCGCCAGTTCTTCACGGCGCCCGCCACCATCTCCCTGGTCGGGGTGACGGTGTTCTTCAGCTTCCTCGTCTTCGGCATGCACGGCCgctga